One Drosophila subobscura isolate 14011-0131.10 chromosome U, UCBerk_Dsub_1.0, whole genome shotgun sequence DNA window includes the following coding sequences:
- the LOC117900833 gene encoding dual oxidase maturation factor 1 isoform X2, giving the protein MKGWFDAFRDDGGPTLYSFSNRTPVTGDVSIVAVSVLFATLYVAFLVIFPGVRKQKFTTFSTVTLSLFVGLVILITRLGSAWHVAHATIIAPYKAFSREKLPARIGTHIGLMHVNVTLAAVPIGNYTPPDIDYNERFMWEGATDMSANYRHALQRGLPFPILTVAEYFSLGREGFSWGGQYRAAGYFASIMLWSSLASWLLMNLLLIAVPRYGAYMKALTGALLVCTTVGYHCLLPKRPLCIYLEGGRLEFHFGWCYWLVLVAGILCFIAGVLISIIDLVWPHTFSTVLEVYYGTPYDRHVILEESSDVRYRKPRNSRSLEDPPGLGSRILRRLSSKARDMQHGTAPRRDSPAGVSNSAGGGDGGGGGVENEGFQSDAPKSPWRYPFRRSQQMPPPHQHPHQHHHQQQLQFVGGPVVKHPMHHMQRTMSQDSGSSMGSAAVQISPLHKHALARMLPNPPVERIRDMDHW; this is encoded by the exons ATGAAAGGCTGGTTCGACGCATTTCGAGACGATGGGGGACCAACGCTGTACTCATTCTCCAACCGAACACCAGTCACCGGTGATGTCTCCATTGTGGCAGTCTCTGTTTTATTTGCCACATTGTATGTTGCATTTTTGGTCATATTTCCGGGTGTACGAAAGCAG AAATTCACAACATTCTCGACAGTCacactttcgctttttgtgGGTCTAGTCATTCTGA TCACTCGTTTGGGATCCgcgtggcatgtggcacatgCAACCATCATTGCACCGTATAAAGCCTTCTCACGCGAGAAGCTACCAGCTCGGATCGGCACCCACATTGGCCTCATGCATGTCAATGTAACGTTGGCAG ccgTACCCATTGGGAACTATACGCCACCGGATATCGACTACAACGAGCGCTTCATGTGGGAGGGTGCCACCGATATGAGCGCCAACTATCGACATGCGCTGCAGCGTGGTCTGCCCTTTCCTATACTCACGGTGGCCGAGTACTTTAGCCTCGGCCGCGAGGGCTTCTCCTGGGGCGGACAGTACAGGGCTGCTGGATATTTTGCAAGCATAATGCTCTGGTCATCGCTGGCCTCGTGGCTGCTGATGAACCTTTTGCTGATTGCCGTGCCACGGTATGGAGCATATATGAAGGCTCTCACGGGTGCCCTGCTCGTCTGCACCACCGTGGGATATCATTGTCTGTTGCCCAAGCGGCCGTTGTGCATTTATTTGGAGGGCGGACGATTGGAGTTTCACTTTGGATGGTGCTACTGGTTGGTTCTGGTAGCGG GTATCCTCTGCTTTATAGCGGGAGTTCTGATCTCCATCATTGATCTGGTGTGGCCGCATACCTTCTCCACGGTGCTGGAGGTGTACTATGGAACGCCCTATGACCGCCATGTGATCCTGGAGGAGTCCAGCGATGTGCGCTACCGCAAGCCCCGCAACAGTCGCAGCCTGGAGGATCCCCCTGGTCTAGGCTCTCGCATACTGCGACGCTTAAGTTCGAAGGCACGTGACATGCAGCACGGTACGGCGCCGCGACGTGACAGTCCCGCTGGCGTCTCCAACAGCGCTGgcggtggtgatggtggtggaggcggcgTCGAGAACGAGGGCTTCCAGTCGGATGCTCCCAAGAGTCCGTGGCGCTATCCCTTCAGGCGTTCCCAGCAGATGCCACCGCCGCACCAG CAtccgcaccagcaccaccatcagcagcagctccagttTGTGGGCGGGCCCGTGGTGAAACATCCTATGCATCATATGCAACGCACCATGTCCCAGGACTCCGGTTCGAGTATGGGATCGGCAGCAGTGCAAATATCACCGCTGCATAAGCATGCTCTGGCCCGAATGTTGCC TAATCCTCCCGTAGAACGTATACGTGACATGGATCACTGGTGA
- the LOC117900833 gene encoding dual oxidase maturation factor 1 isoform X1, which translates to MKGWFDAFRDDGGPTLYSFSNRTPVTGDVSIVAVSVLFATLYVAFLVIFPGVRKQKFTTFSTVTLSLFVGLVILITRLGSAWHVAHATIIAPYKAFSREKLPARIGTHIGLMHVNVTLAAVPIGNYTPPDIDYNERFMWEGATDMSANYRHALQRGLPFPILTVAEYFSLGREGFSWGGQYRAAGYFASIMLWSSLASWLLMNLLLIAVPRYGAYMKALTGALLVCTTVGYHCLLPKRPLCIYLEGGRLEFHFGWCYWLVLVAGILCFIAGVLISIIDLVWPHTFSTVLEVYYGTPYDRHVILEESSDVRYRKPRNSRSLEDPPGLGSRILRRLSSKARDMQHGTAPRRDSPAGVSNSAGGGDGGGGGVENEGFQSDAPKSPWRYPFRRSQQMPPPHQHPLQQQQNPHQSHHPHQHHHQQQLQFVGGPVVKHPMHHMQRTMSQDSGSSMGSAAVQISPLHKHALARMLPNPPVERIRDMDHW; encoded by the exons ATGAAAGGCTGGTTCGACGCATTTCGAGACGATGGGGGACCAACGCTGTACTCATTCTCCAACCGAACACCAGTCACCGGTGATGTCTCCATTGTGGCAGTCTCTGTTTTATTTGCCACATTGTATGTTGCATTTTTGGTCATATTTCCGGGTGTACGAAAGCAG AAATTCACAACATTCTCGACAGTCacactttcgctttttgtgGGTCTAGTCATTCTGA TCACTCGTTTGGGATCCgcgtggcatgtggcacatgCAACCATCATTGCACCGTATAAAGCCTTCTCACGCGAGAAGCTACCAGCTCGGATCGGCACCCACATTGGCCTCATGCATGTCAATGTAACGTTGGCAG ccgTACCCATTGGGAACTATACGCCACCGGATATCGACTACAACGAGCGCTTCATGTGGGAGGGTGCCACCGATATGAGCGCCAACTATCGACATGCGCTGCAGCGTGGTCTGCCCTTTCCTATACTCACGGTGGCCGAGTACTTTAGCCTCGGCCGCGAGGGCTTCTCCTGGGGCGGACAGTACAGGGCTGCTGGATATTTTGCAAGCATAATGCTCTGGTCATCGCTGGCCTCGTGGCTGCTGATGAACCTTTTGCTGATTGCCGTGCCACGGTATGGAGCATATATGAAGGCTCTCACGGGTGCCCTGCTCGTCTGCACCACCGTGGGATATCATTGTCTGTTGCCCAAGCGGCCGTTGTGCATTTATTTGGAGGGCGGACGATTGGAGTTTCACTTTGGATGGTGCTACTGGTTGGTTCTGGTAGCGG GTATCCTCTGCTTTATAGCGGGAGTTCTGATCTCCATCATTGATCTGGTGTGGCCGCATACCTTCTCCACGGTGCTGGAGGTGTACTATGGAACGCCCTATGACCGCCATGTGATCCTGGAGGAGTCCAGCGATGTGCGCTACCGCAAGCCCCGCAACAGTCGCAGCCTGGAGGATCCCCCTGGTCTAGGCTCTCGCATACTGCGACGCTTAAGTTCGAAGGCACGTGACATGCAGCACGGTACGGCGCCGCGACGTGACAGTCCCGCTGGCGTCTCCAACAGCGCTGgcggtggtgatggtggtggaggcggcgTCGAGAACGAGGGCTTCCAGTCGGATGCTCCCAAGAGTCCGTGGCGCTATCCCTTCAGGCGTTCCCAGCAGATGCCACCGCCGCACCAGCATccgctgcagcaacagcagaatcCCCATCAGTCGCACCAtccgcaccagcaccaccatcagcagcagctccagttTGTGGGCGGGCCCGTGGTGAAACATCCTATGCATCATATGCAACGCACCATGTCCCAGGACTCCGGTTCGAGTATGGGATCGGCAGCAGTGCAAATATCACCGCTGCATAAGCATGCTCTGGCCCGAATGTTGCC TAATCCTCCCGTAGAACGTATACGTGACATGGATCACTGGTGA